acatgaatgaatgacatgattttgatgatgttactatgatgatggaagttgtgtcatatgtgtatgtataagaaagtcgagtcagaggtcctacaacccttcccccttaccaaagtggtacttataatggaatttcatgagatttgtattgaataagttttcggttgagaacccaaagagtttagtgatagaataattataagtatgatccgagattgaaaatgagctgataagtaaagtcgagcgaaaagtatcggattgacgtaaaaattattggagttatgcatcgtcctagttagaaaaggaattctccttggtaaatcgaattactcaagtgcaaggtcgagaaaagtgtaaatcgaaatttattcagaattggcctttttagtgaatggtttaatataaaatttgtgacgcagaactagttggggaaatgatatttcaaatgtgaattatccgagtgtgacagattatgacctggacagatttagatctcttttgagatgttctatgtgttcaccagttctcaaaaatatttctatggctattgatcttcaagaaattcttgttatatgggaatgtcttctaatttggtgttggatgaaagcattggtagtctgattggtttataatttatattgctctattttatcgggtattctatttcatttcgtcgataagaattgatgagagaattcatatgatattatgattctgctttcttctacttgatgcttcatccgatatatatgtatgggaagatatattgatcttgttatatttgatttcatgggattaaatgatgttttcttttggactttctttctttgaagaattatcgtggtattctgtattttctctatgaatttggttttcgattctcccagcatagtatcgtatcttgggtttctttatcctggatctctttattcggatttctttattcgggtttctctatcttggatttctttattcggttttcttgttatctttgttccataatttgtcaattatgactcatgttcaagtaatgttcttcactcgtgataatcatgtcaaatatgactatacttctaatttgatcttggtaatgtggtgattttagtattgggatttttctaatttctatgtaaggatttgacatcgagaaaggcacaggtgataaaagcgcgagttttagtcggtatggtaaattatttatttgaaagatttcatgtgacaattatgtcggattatttttcccaagtcgataatagaatttcattttgtacggataaaagagtaaatagtttgaacgagaagtgtatatttaatagaaagagttgaatattagtttaagtcactacgaatgataaggtttccatcttgtgaaagctaaaagtttattacagttgatgagttcggatagatgagaatattggtaacaagcgtctgaactagactagtctacattgagcaatgacttcgactttcaagaatgtattgttgtatgaattgtgatgtgtttcaagacggtgaggtaatgtgatagtttagagcatccgatgttacataaaatcggagttgttaaagggttaaagccgagcattgggatctatcaaaattatccttgtcaatgttgatattgggatggaaatgagaaggattattcttgaggccatatcagaattatttttatggcggaaagaggaaaatgtgatgtatcctattgttaaatgtttggcgagatctataaatcacatttgtattgaatgaattcctactcatcagatttagggaatttcaggtctctttgattgttggatttcttagaattccggtctccattaaatcaagttgagatccgggttttatgtcatgatatcatgggaaattaagaagggttgaaaatttaagaacagttgagagttgagactgtaagcttttagatcatatgagaaattgaagagatgtattggaggtacagtctaagtgcaagttcttgacaccaaatatgagattaaaagtgaagaccactttttcggtaagattttcgggacgaaaatcctcgaaggggagagttgtaatatcccgattttgggcctagtcggaatagtggtttcgtgaccacaaaatccgagatagaaataattattttatgattattttaaggtctatgatatgattgcatgattgtgtgaaaatttcgtgaagaaattttatgcataaagtgcttaatttgaaatttgggactaaattgaataaattgcaaaacttgtgttctagaagtattttgcataaaattgaattagattattaattagaggtccttaaagagtaattttaccaatttctaagtctatggacaaaattggacatggatggaattttggaaagtttagtagtaagggcattttggtcatttagggtaaaatgaattaaaatacaagattaaaagccaattttgctcatcttcaaccccatggccgaatatagcaaggagaaaccatggctagggttttcaagcttccaagctcgattgtaagtccgttctagcctcgttttaatgatttttacgttttggagtccctagctcgatttagcttatgctagcaataatttaacctagggttttggaaaaatacccataggtgaaatttgtgtattttggtgttttatgatagaatatgaggttttaaattatgttagacaacttgtgctactcggttttaagcgaaaacgagcaaaagggcttaatcggtaaaaatacctaatagtcataagtacatgttagagtgagaatttgatgttgccatagaaggaaaaatgatcagcatgtcataaaacataagaaaataggctgaattttaatttacgagctttggggcaaaagtgtaaatatgcaaaagtttagggcaaaattgtaattttaccaaaatatgattttgggtcaatttgaataatgtgagtcctaattagactatattttaaatgatagagcaaggaaaactgaaattcggctaaaatggggaaaataccaagttgtggacgaaatggtaaaatagccattttcagatacgaggtaagttcatgtgtaaataatgtagcataattgttatttttaagttattgatattaattatgtgttatgctgaatttcattatgaaatgtatgctttgtggttaatttcaaataatgtgtaaattatgtgagctacttgttaaatataattgttaccagtattgatttcggcattctacggaagacggcaagaataagtgttcgaggaaaaagcccgtttgaaccttaggaatagattaggatacaagtgacatgtcactaggatggttgagcatccgaactcgttgagttgagtccgagttcacttatggatgcgaatgtccgaactcgttgagttgagtccgagttcgtgagatgtaactaggcatccgaactcgttgagttgagtccgagttcacttatggatgcgaacgcctgagctcgttgagttgagtccgagttcacttatgggcgggttacatggtagcttggctacatatgtggcacttatgtgcaagttatccatgtatccgaattatattccgatgtgttcaacgggtaaagttctactcaaatggaggaatactcaagatgaaagggacgtattggtaagtgttgtgaaatggatactttgaacaggtatgtacttaaccctcgggttgaaaactcgatataacaacaatatggtaagatgataaatgaaaaggtgatatgaatgtcttggtgatgattatgcaaatgatgttttatgtttgcttatatggttatgttacttgctatttgcatgtgagcttactaagcatttatgcttactcctccttttcattccttgtagtgttgacaagccagctcgaaatcggaaacggtcggaggcacgctcacactatccatataccatcttggcataatggcttgtatattttgagtatggcatgtatagcattataatcattttgtatatatggtcttatgatatggttattgagtggtatggaaatagaaatgcttataacgattagccattggaatggctaatcatgatcatatttggtattatgtatgtcaaattgctagctaatccatggaaaccatgaaataggtaaaatttaccataaaatagattcagacaacagcagtgacgtgagtttgaaaaatcactaaaatagtataaatggaattaaataatgaataagttatggaatcgaagcttgatgagtctattttcatatgaaataagcgaaacaggtatatgagctatattttatgagatgtttaaatttttgtgaaacagggccagagcgatttctggatcccctgttctgactttggaaattcaccataaattttacaaagataattagaaatcatgctttatatgtacagattccttattgagtctagttttattagagacaaacggcatagtcattgaagctctgtacagggagatatctgattcgtaatacacagaggtcagagtagttgaaccctgaaacaggggagactttaactaataaactgtactaattggcccaaccaaaaattctagaaaaaaattagtagatatatatatgagtctagtttcaggaaagatttacggaattagattttgagttttgtaactcgagatatgatttttaaagcgaatgtgatgcagttagccagcttgtctggaaattttaaaatgaattgtatgagctgtttaattaatgaattaagtccgttaacacctcgtgttcgactctggcaacggtatcgggtatggggtgttacaaaatgcaTTGGATGCCTAGCTTTAATACCAATTGAAAGTGTTGAGTTCCTTCTTAAGTTGTTACATGAGTTGCAACTACTAGAAACAACTTAAAACTAAAAAAGTAAGCAACTAACACAATTGATTGGTTACACAATTCAGATCCAATCCTACATATGCAAAGCCTTGCTAGAGAGTAATCCATTATCATTTATTCAATAGAAAAGATCATTTAAGCTCAAACTCACTTGCGATCATTGCAATCTCACTCCCATAAACCATAAAACTATAATTGAAGAACTTTCCCACTAAGACTTCCCTCAATGAAAGCTTAGTCtaaaatgatacaatagtttgatTACAACAAAAATTCATTGACAAATATTTATCTTATGAACAAATTGAGCTATCTTAATTGCACTCTGAAAGCCGTACGCTTAGTCTTCAATATATAGACATTTGTAAACCAAATTAGTTTGATCAGAATAAATCTCTAGAATTTTGGCCCAATTAGACCTCATATTATGGGATGAGATAAAATAGATGTATTCCTCAATTAAACCATAGTACTCTTCTTCAAGTTTTCATACTTAATAAAAAATCTTCTTGAAGTAGAACACGAAATTTGTTGCAGGAGATCCCTTAAATAGTTGGACAAAAATAATCAAAAGATGCAAACAAAATAGTATAACAAGTCTCAACAATCCACCCCAATTGCAACTAACTATTAAGACTTGTACCAACAAGTTTGACATTCATGATAAGTAAACTCAAATTATCtttgattaaatttattaaaatttaaagttaaatcaagttaaatataaatgaattatttaatctagatttttttctagaattttataaaattttataacttcaAATAGATTATAATAATTTTCACGttggaattaaaatttaaattcagtTCAAAATAGTCGTGTTGTAACCCCATTCATCTTATAATTGCTTTTGTaattttcattatattatttttattattacaaaATTGGGCGCAATGAAAGAAACACAGAAATAGAATTTATGTAATTTAGGTGGGAAACAAAATTTTTAACCATTACTCAAAATTTGAACTTTTTCATCTGTAGAGACAACCCAATTGTAAACAAGGTGTGTAATGGAAAAAATAAGGACAACACATAAAAAGGTGAAGAATATATTTTTTTGCAAAGTTTTCGGAGACAGTACTGTAAGagaaaatctagaaaactaaTCATATTGGAATGTGGTGTGGTCCTCTTGGAGTGTTGGTGATGTGCTGATGCGACAGCTCGCACCTGGCTGTTTGTCTTcacacatttttatttatttattatttacccATATGGCAAGAAGGGTTGTGAAAAAAAACTGGAAAATCGATTTAATGCTTTCATTCGATTTTGGCTTTAATAATAATTAAGTATattgattttgatttaattttactaCCAAAGTAAGAGTTTTGTAAGTCAATTTTctgtttaatttaataaataattcattttatttaatttttaatactaagaaaaatattttgttttaaaattgctGAAAACCTACATaaaataagatataaaattattttaatttaataaataataaagtaaTCTTTCATTTTTTTCCTATAAAAATTCATGTTCTAATTGATTTAGTTAAATATAATACTTAGTTCGATtcgattaaaattaaaaaaaatcaaaataaggcacattaattaaatttttttttcgaaAGTGTTGAATAGAATGGTAAGCTTATCCTCCAAGGTCATAGAAGGCTATAAATCCAAGGTTACCTGACTATGTGCGGGGAAATATTATATATAGTTGTAGGACTTACCATAGAAAGTTATCTTAAGTTGGTAACTTTGTAAGGGAATAAAAGTTTGCCTATATAGGCATGCTAGTATTAATGGGGATTCCAGTGAAAGGTCTTATTGCCTTGGAATTGAGGTGGTTGTCGTTGAAGAAGAGGGTTCAGCATCATTATTTGGCAAACATGAAGATTTCAACACGCTTTCTGCTAATGTTTTTTGTTGCTTTGGGTATCATCTTCATGTGTGTGTATCAACCAGCACACTTGTTCGGGATGGAGTTTGAAGTTCGTGTTATCAATGGCTTCTCCAACAACTCATCGCTGCCTTTAGTGATCTGGTGCATATCACAACAGGATGGAGATATGGGGGGCCGTGCCCTGCAGGAAGGTGACGATTTTGGATGGAGGCTCAAGACCAATATCTGGGGTAATTCTCATTACTTGTGTACAATGAAATGGGATGCCAAGAGGAGGAGTTTTGATGCCTTTAAGGTTCCTAGAGACAGTCAACGGTGTGCTCCTCTTAACAAATGTTCTTGGCTGGTTAAAGAGGATGGGTTCTACTTTAGCAGTGATGAAGTCAATTGGAAGAAAGACTTCTCCTGGTATTGATTTTGCATGCCAACCCATGCTTTTGCGTGCAGATAAAAACCTTATCTTGTCTGTCAATGTAAACAGAACTTTCGTtgtcttccttttttttttttttcgctaTTGCTATATGAGCAGAACAGTTTTGTCCATTGAGATCTTAATGGTGGGCTTGGCCTTGAcggagaaagaataaaatttgattaaattctGAGGCACACATATGCCTTATGGAAGCTGAAAACAAAtatgattttcttttaaaaagttGAAATTTCAGAACATATGTTCCAAAACTAGCTCTTTTGTTAAAAGGAATTGCTCAAATTCTGTAGTACCTTGGTTGTACTATCTTTATTAATGGCTTTCTTTGGGGCATCAAGCTCCACAACACATTAAAATATAAGAATAGAATAAAAGGTTAAGGGCGAATATAATCTTGGTCCGTCCATGGTGATTAACAACTAGGTTGCTAGCCTTAGCAGCAATCAAGTGGAAAGAAAGTAATATTGTAGGACAAAATCATGGCTAAAAGAATAATAATGAACCTTATCTTTGAATTTGTTTCAGTGCCAGTGTATCAATCATAAGTTGATGGGAATAAAATAAGACAAAAAGATAATCAAGTGATTaaggaaaacaaccgagggtCAATTAAACTGCCCAGATGACCAATAATATCTTCGGCGAAGCAGATTTGGAGTTTGACAGAGCACCTTGTTTAACTAaggagaaaaaaataaattaaaagagaaATCGTGGAAGTGCCCAAAGATTTGTAGGGAGGGGATTGAATATTATATTGCAGAACAACTTTTGTTTGGTAGTAAAACTTTTTATCTCCAACTTTTGGTTTTTGGTTTAAACATACTTTTTTTTATCGCTGCACTGTCTCGCGGGTTCTCGTGGGTCTACTAATGATTTTTGGATCCactcatttaaaatataaaaatgaaactGTATCTTTCCACCACAACAGTTACCAGCAACATTTGTTTCTACACAGTTTAAAATGCAAAATCTAGTAAGTTATGGTAATAAATTACTCTAATTTCGGGGGCATTATGATAATCATTCGTGTCAAATATCCCTTCGTATTTAAGGTCGACTTTGATGTTATTAAGCTCTCCACCTGATaatataaatcaattttagtttttttttttttaaaataattgataGCAAAGATAGGGTTAATAGGGACTGAATTCGGTTGGAAGTAACACCAGCTATGCAAGTTTGAAGAAACATGTTGCTACATTAAGTTGTTTGGTTGCTTAACCTTCATTCCTTTGATTTCTTTTATCCTCGTAACATTAAACATCTTTAGAATTCCAtaaaaaaccattaaaaataccATAAATTTCTCTATTGCTTAACTTTTAGGTTTTCTAGATTTTCAATCAAATGCTCAGTTTTTTGTCAATTAAGGTAATGATTCATTTTTCTGTTAGTTTTAGATGTTATCCGGTCTTTTAAATTGAGTTTTTACccattaaattgcatgttttgaataaaagccgaaaattggatcattaatggtggatttcagaattttggataaaaatgtgGTTTCAATgtgtttttcaattagtttttaCGTGaatagaaggtttctaaactgagtttaaagttttgttaaagatttcttttgttttattggattttcatgaaaattgcCATGATATGTTGAAAAATTTTGATACTATAAATTGAGTAGTTTTATGTAATTTAGAGGTTGAGAATTAGTCGTAGGGGAATAATTAGATTAGTGGAATCAGTTTTAGGTAAAAAGATTAAGTATAGACCAAAATAATTAAGTTTCAAGTTTGCTAGTTGAAATTTCAGTTTCATGAGGAATATAGCTTAGGCTTGCATTTTTGGTTAGTTTAGGTAAGTCTTTGGCTACTAATGATATGTTTGGTTCGCCTAAATAGTTAAACCATTCTAAGCATATTCAGTTTTCAACAATATTTCAAACGTTTGGCTGATTGAATGTGATTTCGCATTCCGCATAATTACGTAACATGGGACTAAACAACAAAGTCTTGTAATAGCTATTCAATACACTCATGTCTAAATGCCTATCCTGTAAATGAGGGAATTTTTTTTCCATATTACCAATGAAAAAATAAATCATCTAAAACCcacaatttaaagaaaataaatcaaacAAAACTCCCTAACAGATGAGTCAACTTAAAAACAcataaaaatagagaaaaatgaaGGATTCTTTATCTCCTTAGGTCTTAGGTGAGATTTCATATTCCAAATGAAGAGAGAGGGAAACTGGAAGAGGATAAATGTTGGTGTTCAGTATTCATGGCTAGCAATGGATAGTGATGAAGGCAATAGATGAAGCATGGCtttggattttttattttttgggctTTTGCACATGGGTGAGATAGAAAGAGGAGCGAATATGTGAGACTAAGCATGAGAAGAGAAGAACCATTATCAATTCATGACCAGCAATAGACAAAGATGAAGGCAAGTCAACGGATGATGGCTgatttagggtttttttattttctaGATTTTTGTACATAGGTAAAATTGAAGAAGAATGAATGGAGTAAGAGAAGAGAAATTATTATGAATCTGAGAATGAAAAGAAATGTTTTAGTACCCCAAAAGTAAATTAGTAtacataatatttttattaaattaaaaatataattatattaaaaatgttaCTAAATTATacattattcttatttttattaaatcatatttaataataattctattaaaatttaataacaataacaataatcatctacttAACAAAATTCTGTTAAGGGTGTTCTAGTCACTTTAGCTTTTTGGTATGTTATTACAACCTCTATTCCATTCAACCTAATAGAAGAAtgctattacagttctattccagaCCACCcaaccaaacaattgaattattgattacaactctattccattacaaCCCTATTCTATTCCATTGAATCAAATGTGGTGTAAATGATTGTGTATATTGTGTGGTTATTATGTGTGAAGCATCAGAACAGCTGGAGCCTTCTACGAGTAAGGCAAAAGGCAAGAAAAAGCTAGTTTAAGCTTTCGGCAATTAGGCGAAAGTGTAAtcggtgagtgtttggaatcacTATTAGTAGACACGATTCATAGTGCTAATTAGGAGCTTAGGAATTATCTAGACCCCTGTCCTAAGTTCCAAGTGAAAGCTTTCTATTCTCCTTGATTTATTTTGGCAAAATGTGTGATTATGTGAATAATTGTGGACTGAGTATTATGATGCGATATTGAGACATGAAATATATGTGATGGCTATTGTGAATTGTGTTGCACTGTAGGCATGATACGTatgccaaatgtaacacccctaacctgtatccgtcacctaaacagggttatagagcattactagagtttacagaacaaatggaattaattcatgtattttattattcatatccgAAACAAATAATAGTTAAATCATGTTGTCCTTtaaatggacccttgaggccctatttatacattagaaacaagtagGAACTAAATCGAGAACCCAGAGAATTTTtcactaaatttcaaaatttttcttaagtgcaggggacacacacccgtgtggtcaggctgtgtctctcacatggccaagtgacactcccatgtcttaggccatgtgggcattcgatgtgaggcacatgaCTGTGTCCTAGCCTGTGCTCTAATTAAGGTAGCTACTGAAttgtgtcacacggccagccatacgcccatgtgctaggccacgtggactatttaattttcaaaaattaggtgcaggattcacacggccaagacacacgcccgtatgttagGCTGTGTGTTTCACACgtctgagacacacactcgtgtctctgcccttgcgaccaattctgagcattttttttcttaatttttaagatgcaagggacacacgaccaaaccaTACGTCCGTGCGTATggacatgtgtcacacacggttgtgacgcactcccgtgtgtctacccttaTGGATGAAAATAAGGTCagttccaagccttatttctcacccaaatttttccttaTACCTACATTAATACTTGCATACATATACCAATCAATTCAAGATGTTAAAACCAagccaacattaacattatactttatatatcatcacatgtattcaaacttacctttttAAAAGACATATATGTGTTTACcataattcaatctaaccataccaagcacacatatattaaccatattataacctCAAGTATATATTCACTAAATatatcattactagccattctaatggctagattacaaacaaccatttacatgccaacatttgACCAAGTTAACCTATATATGCTATTATACCAAAActagtttactatttataccaaaacgaattgaaagatagtgtgatgatgctctgactgattccaacctttacgagattccgagcactataaaatagagaaaagaaaatctagtaaacattttaaattcttagtaaattcgtataataagaatttaacttaccaatcatgtATTTTCAAAATAAGTATACAATCATGCATCCAAATCATTATGGCcatttgcctaaacacatatgaTCCTAAgaaacatgttagtcatgtatatcatgtaaacatcaaaaatcaaagatgagctcatcatgtaataaaTTTCACAAACATGTGCTTTTCATATAACATGtgcatttccaaaatcaatcatcttaagttcaattcaacCATGTCAAAACTATTCCCATTGaacttatttgaaatatcgatggatacacatgtaATACACTCAAAGTATACAAAACTGTAAATCGTCAACTCATATTTAGGGGTACCCGATTAGGGCATATAatcaagaaacactctctcgagccatataacaggatgctcatgtgagccatgtaacaggaagttTATCCAGGTTAAattaggaaactcataagagtttagaataggaagctcattgagcttaacaggtaactctgaAGAGTTATTACTAGGGAGTTCCAgatagccatataacaggatgttCAAGCGAGCTATGTTAGGAAGCTCACAAACAGCCTATAGAAGGATGCTCATAAAGAGCTACGTTTGTGTCTGCAATATATGCAAGATCACAATCGATCATATAACAGGACGCTCAAAAAGAGCTGCGgtaatccgcaacacatgcaggatcaccaCCGGTCAGGATACTCGTAGGAACCATATAATGGGAATCTCGAGAAGGCTTATAACGGAATGCTCGTaggagctgtggtgtgtccgcaacacatacaggaccacaaccaatcgggaaatcctgtatccatcgaattccattattcaaacaagatttaatatttatctgACTTTGTCGGATATGTAACCAATTTCATATAtttgacatttatacaattcacatccACAACATTTAGTTCAAGcacataaatatacacaatttagttacacgaacttacctcgtcacTTGTTCGTATatagaaatctactaatccaatattttttattttccttgatccaactcagtattaggtcttttcagatctatataaatgaatttatcatcaatttaatccattttatactcaaattaattcaattcacaacctaggaaaaattatcattttgcccctatactttgcaTAATTGACTATTTCGTCCttaagctcggaaaatgaaattcatgcaatttaatccttactccaagcctaaccaatttttacatataacatttacagaacatatatttcataaaaattagaaatttttcatgaattttacatctttacaatttagtccctaaatcacaatttcatgaaaattcactttacaaaagttgtttatctatcaacaacctttcattttctaccataaatttcaaaattttagcatattcatcgatggaaaaattttaatactttgataactttacaaattgatcccaaAAATAGCTAGGTTAGGTTattccgatctcaaaaatataaaaattactaaaaacgagacaagattacttacccaattaggcttg
The Gossypium arboreum isolate Shixiya-1 chromosome 10, ASM2569848v2, whole genome shotgun sequence genome window above contains:
- the LOC108469405 gene encoding S-protein homolog 6-like; translation: MLVLMGIPVKGLIALELRWLSLKKRVQHHYLANMKISTRFLLMFFVALGIIFMCVYQPAHLFGMEFEVRVINGFSNNSSLPLVIWCISQQDGDMGGRALQEGDDFGWRLKTNIWGNSHYLCTMKWDAKRRSFDAFKVPRDSQRCAPLNKCSWLVKEDGFYFSSDEVNWKKDFSWY